Genomic window (Culex pipiens pallens isolate TS chromosome 3, TS_CPP_V2, whole genome shotgun sequence):
cctactaaccccgagtaggccgcgggtaatcggcttccCTCCctctaacatttacacacaagatcctctgtaattattaagtcaaatgtaattacaaaagccgactcggtcctaaccaggtcccagtaccgaaaaggacctaataaaaataattttatgaaaaaaaaaaaaaaaaaatagcctgATGCCTAAAAGTGCGCCAAATATAGAGCAATATCTGTGGTGCTCTCGCGCTCTCTCATTTAATCATGCTCTCAACGTGCTGTCAACGCGCtggcttgtttaccttttgcatGCAGCTCCCTGGAGAGCTGAGCGAGCTAAGTCGGCTGGGGCCTGGGGGTGGCATTTCGCTCCCTcccaaaaatgctgtcagttcacGCTCTCAGATTGAACCTgatttaccaacacatcgatactgccgctgcgtatgaataggaagctctttacatgtgttgaattttttctgtattaggttttacagcgtgacgtcacgagcgcacacgcacacacatttttacttagacacacgtgcaaaaaaatgtaaacagtgcagccgaactgtcaaatttctaacctaaaaatcgagttggcgtaaaacctaatggaGATTTTTTCCCCGACGTTCAGAGGGTCGGTGTTGAACGCGACGAGCATTTGCGCGTGGCCCGCTAGGCTGGCTCGCTTTAGTATTGGTGGGTTGTAAAGAGAGGTAAAGAGTAAAGGGTGGCGGGCCAAAGCTTTTTCGGTGCATGCAGCGCTGCTGAACATAGggcgttgattttgttaacgtatattcaaacaaaaattgtaataaacaaTTATTGTATGTTGCTGGTTTAAAAAGCACCGTGGtacttaaataaaataattattcgCTTGAAATCGGCTACCTGTTCaatgaacaggttgaacaggtggacgAGTCGCCTCTGAGATCTTTTGTGATCCGAACGAAGTTAAGGGGTTtttgtttgggccggaagaagaccacccactCCGTCTGCGAGCCCCCCACGTACTGGCGAGCGCGAGCTTGAACTCGTCTTTCCTTGTCACCtggtggatttggatttggagggATCGGAGGGGTTGGTGCCGGTGGAATAGGATTCGGATTTGGCGGAATCGGAGGGGTTGGTGCCGGTGGAATTGGATTCGTATTTGGCGGGATCGGAGGAGTTGGGTTCGTTGGAATAGGAGTTGGATTTGTTGGGACCAGAGGACTTGGATTCAGTGGAAGAGCTGAATCCGGTTTTTGTGTTGGAGGGGAAGTGGGATCAGGTTTTGGGTATGGTTTCGGAGACAGTCGAGACTTGCGTTTCTTCGCTTTGCGCCCGCCAGTGCCCTTCACAACGACCTTGGTGTCCTTTCCGTAGAGTTCCAACGCGGTTTGGTTAGAGGGCACTCCTGGGAGAGGATCAACTTCACCCTCGTTGTCCGTGTCCCAGTCTTCGGACTCGGACATTTTTTCCACCTGGTCCTCATCCGGATCCATGGTTGGAAtgaaaaacgaaagaaaaactaatacaAAAGCTAATCAAGATTTacgcgaaaaagaaaaaaaaaacccaggcaagagaaaaaaaatgactaacaaaaaaaaaaccatgagaaaaaaaaaactaaaagcaaacaaaaaactcgcctttcacactcaccgccgaactggccgcactagctgccgcccgcagcgggatgcgcgggaagctcgttttcgcgcgcttgttgttgttgttgtgctgcctgctgccagccacacacaaacaccggggttgtctccgacctggcctggccgaaaactggtccgccgaccgcagtcgactctccggggccgccTCCTGCGACCACCGCTCGTCTGCGTCTGCCGCCGCCTCCTCCTGCTGCCGCCTCACGGTAGCGGGAACTCGGGAAGCTGCCTTGGGGAACCGCCGCTTCTGCGCCGTCGCCGTGTCCGCTGCGTCCAAAACGTGGTGCCTCGCACCACCTGCAACCGCCGGAACGGAAAATCGCCGTCGAAAACGCCGAAATATCGCGCTAAAAAACTCGCGTAAGAGACAACTCGTCAACACGACCGACTCGTACCGAGTTTGACAGGAGAAtgtatgcaaaggtttaaaaacaggaaaatgttgttttctaagtctcacccacattgctccggcagaagtctcagcgcgtggtcgtgtttttttcgcggtgtgtttggcgcgtttttcacggcgattccgaggcgtgtgcgagcggacaagcccgttccgttggtcagagaggccacaatctggtcgtcgtggacacggcggcggtgcagcgGCGGAGAAGGAACGAGTTCCCgtatccgagcagcagcagcaggaggagtcagcagcagcggctgcggaggcagctgaggcgagagacggtcgttggccggtggaatcggccccggagagtcgactgcggtcggcggaccagttttcggccaggccaggtcggagacatcccccgttgtttacgtggctggcagcaggcagcacaacaacaacaacaacaagcgcgcgcaaacgagcttcccgcgcatcccgctgcgggcggcagccagtgcggccagttcggcggtgagtgcaaaaggcgagttttttgttagcgtttagttttttttttgtttttttttttttctcatagtttttttttcggttagtttttttttctttctccttttttacttttgcgattagtttcatcactttcattttcgtttagtttatcgcgtttcttcgcaaacatggatccgaccgagtcggaccatgaggaattcgacttcgattcaacccttgagggtgacgaggacgtggaaatggaggactctgttttgggagttccttcaaacactaccaacagggacctcttcctgaaggataaggatgctggcggtaaagggggatcctcggacgggtctaagaggacgaagcgaaagcgttctaaatcagatccgaatccggttccccctcaaccaccgattcctcccttgactccagacccgattcctcccttgactccagacccgattcctcccttgactccagaaccgattcctcccaatccagacccaattcctcctaaaacaccggtgccaaatccggatccaaatccccccccgcccctgaatcctcattctcaaaaaccgattcctcgtcctcgtcagtatcaagagggatcgcaaacggaatgggtggtcttcttccggcccaaacagaagccgttaaactttgtacagatcaccaaggatttgcagaagcactatcctggggtggtcgaatgtaccaagctgaacaagagcaagctccgcgtgatcgtgaactccgcgatGCAAGCgaatcagatcgtaactgatctgcggttcagcattgagtaccgtgtttggattccggcccacaaagtcgaaatcgatggcgtggtgaccgatgacagtctgtcgcttgtcgacctctcaagggcggtgggacgcttcaagaaccctaaacttccagctgtggaggtactcgagtgccggcaactgggcaacgtcatcaccgagggtggccagaagaagttcattccttctgcctcgttccgggtgacttttgcagggtcagctctgccggactacattgagctgtacaagcttcggcttccagttcgattgtacgttccgcgagtgatgagctgcgaaaactgccagcagttgggacacaccaagacctactgcagcaacaagagcaagtgctcaaagtgcgccggcccccacaaggacgtggattgccaaaagcaggctgaaaaatgcctgctttgtggcggggaaccgcacaaaactcggcagtgcccaaagtacaaggagcgcgaggacaagatgaagcgatccttgagggaacgctccaagaagtcctttgCGGAAATCCTTAGTAAGGTGACTCActccaatcgcttcgctcctttggcggatGAAGATTCGGAGGACGAGGAATCCGATGTGGAGGTTCTCTTCCAGaaagacgaggaaagtgactcttccgggccaaacccgaagcgcaacaaggcttccaagtccagaaaagccgctggcggcaagggtaaggaaagtgactcgttgaactttgaggaggattttcctttcggtccgtcgggtaagcccgctccgaagccggcaccgaagccagttcccaagccgctgaagcccgttcccaaacTGCCAAAGATCCCTCTgaaaccggttcctcaaccgaatccgatcaccgatgccttcaaaggagtccttactttttccacaatcgtggaatggctgtgctcttttgtgagtgaaccgacgcgtttaatcataaagcggtttgagcctctcgctagacacatcgggaaacagcttgctagcacgatgcccctcttgtcgttcatttcctttgatgggtaatacaccaaaaacgaaaaacggcatctcctttctacaatggaattgtagaagtttaacccccaagttaaacgattttcaacaattcgcattcgaacgggtctgtgatgtgtttgcgctgagcgaaacgtttcttatcggagatgagacgccagctttccgggggtacaacatcatcacagagagcagggcaggaccaaatagaggtggaggcgtactgattgggatcaggaaatgccacacttttagaaaggtcacgctcccgaagctaggaggaatcgaagcagtcgcagtacaggccaggatcagaggactggacatttgcattgtgtccgtctacgttcctccacaggtgtcgttaactcgacaaaagttgtggggtatgcttgagctgttgcaggcaccgcgactggttctgggtgactttaatcttcacagcaccgagtggggaagtcacaagacagaccctcaagcatatctgattcacgaactgtgcgacgacttccagatgaccctcctaaacagggacaagcaagttacgcgcattgcaacaccaccaacgccaaccacgtccggtacgaaggcgagtgccatcgacttgtcgctctgttccaacagtctggcagttctctgtgactggaacgtgctccaagatcctcgtggcagtgatcatttgccgatcgctattctggttagccatggcccacagcaatcgacaacggtggagatgccttacgatctgacgcgaaatatcgactggaaacagtacgcggaggcagtctccattggagttgagttgcgagatgggttggcaccgcttgaagaatatgcttttctggctaatttgatctatgacagtgcgttacaagctcagacgaaacccgtcccgggaccatacatccgaacgcgccctccacttccctggtgggacaaggagtgtacggatctctcggtgGCCAGGTcagaagcttatgtggacttctgcaagtgtggattccgagcgaacttccaaaagtacagagctcttgatcgcaggtacagtaatactctgaagcggaagaagcgaatgtactggcgggagttcgttgaaggactaccagcagatacgtccatgagcactctgtggcgcgttgcgagggccatgcgtagaggttccgttccgaacgagagtgtggaaaaatcggacaagtggatattggatttcgccaagaaggtgtgcccggactcggtgccgacacaaccatcattcgacgttgttgatgggagcgattctaatcctcccttctcgatggtagagctctccatagcactattgacgggcaacaacactgctcctggtccggacaagatcaagttcagcttgctgaagaatcttccggacgtcgccaagcagcgtctgttgaatctgttcaacacgttggtggagcagaacataattccacacgattggcgacaggtccgggtggttgccattcaaaagcccggtaagccggcgtccgaccacaactcgtatcgtccaatcagcttgctgtcgtgtctacgcaagttgctggagaagatgatcctcgaccgcctcgaaccatggatggaacgagagcacttgctgtctgacacgcagtatggcttccggagaggcaagggaacaagcgactgtctagccttgctggccacaggaatcgacatagcccgtggtaaaaaacagcaaatggcttctgtcttcctagatatcaagggtgcattcgattcagtctccatcgaggtgttgggagtaaagctgcggcggagcggtctcaatccgacgatgtgcaacttcctcatcaacctgttgtcagaaaaacacatgcactttgtgcaaggtgatctggcaatcacccggataagttacatgggtttggcacaaggctcacgccttagtccatccatgtataacttctatgTCAGCGATATCGacgattgcttgaccggagactgcacccttatacagtacgcagatgacgcagtggtttcaatcgctgccaagaaagaagtcgatctgctagaacccttgcaagataccctgaacaacttggcccattgggcagttggaaagggtattgaattctctccggagaagacggaactggtcgtttttacggggaagcatgaaccgccgcagctcaatctttctctctcgggaaagaatatcgagcagtcggaccacttcatgtacatgggtaccatcttcgatcaaaagggaacatgggggaagcacattaactacctgaagcaaaagtgcctgcaaagaactaattttctgcgcagcgtctctggcaaccggtggggtgctcatccttctgacctgcttcgactgtacaagacaacgatactctcggtgctggaatatggcagtttctgcttccagtcagctgcgaaatcacgcttgttggttctccagcggatacagtaccgaagtcttcgcattgtcttgggatgcatgcactcaactcacaacatgaccctcgaggtcttggcgggagtattgcctctgcgaactcgt
Coding sequences:
- the LOC128093375 gene encoding circumsporozoite protein-like, with amino-acid sequence MDPDEDQVEKMSESEDWDTDNEGEVDPLPGVPSNQTALELYGKDTKVVVKGTGGRKAKKRKSRLSPKPYPKPDPTSPPTQKPDSALPLNPSPLVPTNPTPIPTNPTPPIPPNTNPIPPAPTPPIPPNPNPIPPAPTPPIPPNPNPPGDKERRVQARARQYVGGSQTEWVVFFRPKQKPLNFVRITKDLRGDSSTCSTCSLNR